The following are encoded together in the Zingiber officinale cultivar Zhangliang chromosome 8A, Zo_v1.1, whole genome shotgun sequence genome:
- the LOC122008363 gene encoding noroxomaritidine/norcraugsodine reductase-like has translation MSRSSVPEQTPIQTNRWSLAGSTALVTGGSKGIGYAIVEELARLGSAVHACARSEADLEKCLQQWRDSKLNVTGSVCDVSSPSEREKLMATVKSQFDGKLNILVNNAGTAVYKPTVEQTMEDFKLLISTNLESAFHLSQLAYPLLKACGGGSIVFITSISGLIAQDNLSVYASTKGAMNQLARNLACEWAKDNIRTNSVAPGYIKTPLTELLLEDEEFVARENHRVPLGRWGEPEDVAGVVAFLCLPPSCYVNGQVIVVDGGRIINGNH, from the exons ATGAGCAGGAGCAGCGTGCCGGAACAAACTCCCATCCAGACAAACAGATGGTCTCTCGCCGGGTCGACTGCTCTGGTCACCGGAGGCTCCAAGGGAATCGG GTATGCGATCGTCGAGGAGCTCGCCAGACTTGGATCGGCAGTGCACGCTTGCGCCCGCAGCGAAGCAGATCTGGAGAAGTGCCTGCAACAATGGCGCGATTCCAAGCTCAACGTCACCGGATCTGTCTGCGACGTTTCGTCCCCGAGCGAGAGAGAGAAGCTCATGGCGACGGTGAAGTCCCAATTCGACGGGAAGCTCAACATTCTG GTTAACAATGCAGGGACGGCAGTCTACAAACCGACGGTGGAGCAAACAATGGAGGATTTCAAGCTCTTGATCAGCACAAACCTGGAATCGGCGTTCCACTTGAGCCAACTCGCTTACCCTCTTCTTAAGGCTTGTGGAGGTGGGAGTATTGTGTTCATCACCTCCATCTCTGGCTTAATTGCCCAAGATAATCTCTCTGTGTATGCATCAACCAAAG GAGCAATGAATCAACTGGCGAGAAATCTTGCATGTGAATGGGCCAAAGATAACATTAGAACAAACAGTGTAGCTCCAGGGTACATAAAAACGCCACTCACTGAGCTT TTGCTGGAAGATGAGGAATTTGTGGCAAGGGAAAATCATCGCGTGCCTCTTGGGCGTTGGGGGGAGCCGGAGGATGTGGCCGGCGTCGTGGCATTCCTTTGCCTCCCTCCTTCTTGCTACGTGAATGGTCAGGTTATCGTCGTCGACGGAGGTAGAATTATCAACGGAAATCACTAA